Proteins encoded within one genomic window of Rossellomorea vietnamensis:
- a CDS encoding aminotransferase class I/II-fold pyridoxal phosphate-dependent enzyme, with product MSQNETPLFTGLIEHSKKNPVQFHIPGHKKGAGMDPAFKEFIGDNALSIDLINIGPLDDLHQPKGMIKEAQDLAAEAFGADHTFFSVQGTSGAIMTMVMSVCGPGDKIIVPRNVHKSVMSAIVFSGATPIFIHPDIDEDLGISHGITTDAVAKALEQNPDAKGVLVINPTYFGISADLKKIVEIAHSYHVPVLVDEAHGVHIHFHDELPLSAMQAGADLAATSVHKLGGSMTQSSVLNMKEGLVSAKRVQTILSMLTTTSTSYLLLASLDVARKRLATEGRELITKTIELSQNMRKQINEIDGLYCVGEEILGTKATYAYDPTKLIISVKDLGISGFDAEKWLREAHNIEVEMSDLYNILCIITPGDTEYEGNQLVTALKELVTSLKKQGEMTPVKVMLPDIPVLSITPRDAFYADTEVIPIDDSVGRTIAEFIMVYPPGIPIFIPGEIITQENIHYIKTNIEAGLPVQGPEDYDLRHLRVIKEHRAIR from the coding sequence TTGTCTCAAAATGAAACGCCGTTGTTTACCGGCTTAATTGAACATAGTAAAAAAAATCCCGTCCAGTTTCATATTCCCGGTCATAAGAAAGGTGCAGGGATGGATCCTGCCTTTAAGGAATTCATAGGAGATAATGCGCTTTCCATTGATTTGATTAATATCGGTCCTTTAGATGATCTGCATCAACCTAAAGGCATGATCAAGGAAGCTCAGGATTTGGCTGCCGAGGCATTCGGTGCCGATCATACTTTCTTCTCTGTTCAGGGAACGAGCGGAGCGATCATGACGATGGTCATGAGTGTGTGCGGACCTGGAGACAAGATCATTGTTCCAAGAAACGTGCATAAATCCGTTATGTCTGCGATTGTTTTCTCAGGTGCCACTCCTATCTTTATCCATCCCGATATTGATGAGGATCTTGGAATCTCTCATGGAATTACGACAGACGCCGTTGCAAAGGCTTTGGAACAAAACCCCGATGCCAAAGGTGTACTGGTCATCAATCCAACTTATTTCGGGATTTCCGCAGACCTAAAGAAAATCGTGGAAATTGCCCATTCTTATCATGTTCCGGTACTGGTCGATGAAGCTCATGGGGTTCATATACACTTCCATGATGAACTTCCCCTGTCAGCCATGCAGGCAGGTGCTGATTTAGCAGCTACGAGTGTTCATAAGCTCGGGGGATCCATGACTCAAAGCTCAGTCCTCAATATGAAAGAAGGACTTGTCTCTGCTAAGCGTGTGCAGACCATCTTAAGCATGCTGACGACGACTTCCACATCATACTTATTACTCGCATCCCTTGATGTTGCAAGAAAACGACTTGCGACTGAAGGACGGGAGCTCATCACCAAAACGATCGAACTCTCACAGAATATGAGAAAGCAAATCAACGAGATTGACGGATTATACTGTGTAGGGGAAGAAATTCTTGGAACGAAAGCCACCTATGCGTATGATCCGACTAAGCTGATTATATCCGTGAAGGATCTTGGAATCAGTGGGTTCGATGCTGAAAAGTGGTTAAGAGAAGCACATAATATCGAGGTTGAAATGTCCGACCTGTATAATATCCTCTGCATCATCACACCTGGTGATACTGAATATGAAGGAAACCAATTGGTCACTGCTTTAAAAGAACTGGTTACGAGCCTTAAGAAACAAGGCGAGATGACCCCGGTTAAAGTGATGCTGCCTGATATTCCTGTTCTATCCATTACACCAAGGGACGCTTTTTATGCTGATACGGAAGTCATTCCGATTGATGATTCCGTTGGAAGGACCATCGCTGAGTTCATCATGGTCTACCCTCCTGGAATTCCCATATTCATTCCGGGGGAGATCATCACTCAGGAAAACATCCATTATATCAAAACCAATATAGAAGCAGGTCTTCCGGTACAAGGGCCTGAAGACTATGATTTACGACATTTAAGAGTCATTAAAGAGCATCGGGCCATTCGATAA
- a CDS encoding YlaH-like family protein produces the protein MDVTERLSFFASLYRVDQNAEMGMWLLYITIVGLSILVYKLGFAKKLPVMKSILIYTFLILGCTVLTFLGIFLPVAEGLVVAALILVIYKIRLTNEKKKGTF, from the coding sequence ATGGATGTAACAGAACGTTTGTCCTTTTTCGCATCCCTTTACCGGGTTGACCAGAACGCGGAAATGGGTATGTGGTTGCTTTATATAACCATAGTTGGGCTCTCAATCTTAGTTTATAAGCTCGGTTTTGCGAAAAAGCTGCCAGTCATGAAATCGATCCTGATTTATACTTTTCTCATACTCGGTTGTACAGTGCTGACGTTTCTCGGCATTTTCCTTCCGGTGGCTGAAGGGTTGGTCGTTGCGGCTTTAATCTTAGTGATTTACAAGATCCGCCTGACGAATGAAAAGAAAAAAGGCACGTTTTAA
- a CDS encoding small peptidoglycan-associated lipoprotein codes for MKHILAFAILTSTMLILTSCDDISSNKVVLAQDQFIEKQVIFFTDERNVSREIPYYDAIIELKKQYPDHFKQLKVVSLNTKTTNDIADTPPASPAIVVVEDNQIICKVEGHKSKENIIKPVSRAIQTWEQ; via the coding sequence ATGAAACATATATTAGCTTTTGCGATACTTACTTCCACTATGCTGATTTTGACTTCGTGTGATGACATCTCATCCAATAAAGTGGTTTTGGCACAAGATCAATTCATAGAAAAACAGGTGATTTTTTTTACGGATGAAAGAAATGTTTCGAGGGAAATACCATACTACGATGCCATCATTGAGCTTAAAAAACAATACCCGGATCACTTTAAGCAACTGAAGGTTGTCAGTTTAAACACGAAGACGACAAATGATATCGCTGATACTCCACCCGCTTCTCCAGCCATCGTTGTGGTAGAGGACAATCAGATCATATGTAAAGTGGAAGGGCATAAATCTAAAGAAAACATAATCAAGCCTGTTTCCAGAGCCATTCAAACCTGGGAACAATAA
- a CDS encoding YktB family protein, whose translation MTFNGFTKDDFNVFKIDGLDDRMTAIAEQIRPKLAYLGEHFAPALSALTGDEMFYHVAKHARRSVNPPDDTWVAFANNKRGYKKHPHFQIGLWETHVFIWFAMIYEAPNKVEFGKKAEKNADKIRSLIPGHFVWSGDHTKPDAASFSSLSQDEFIALTERVQNVKKAELLCGLHLDRDSVTKMTGDELIQEVESAFETLLPLYKMN comes from the coding sequence ATGACATTTAACGGTTTCACTAAAGATGATTTTAATGTTTTCAAGATTGATGGTCTCGACGACCGGATGACGGCCATCGCAGAACAGATCAGGCCAAAGCTTGCCTACCTGGGTGAACATTTCGCACCCGCTCTTAGTGCCCTGACCGGTGATGAGATGTTTTACCATGTGGCAAAACATGCAAGACGCTCAGTGAATCCTCCAGATGACACGTGGGTTGCTTTTGCAAACAACAAACGCGGATACAAAAAACATCCTCATTTCCAAATCGGGTTATGGGAAACCCATGTATTTATTTGGTTTGCAATGATCTATGAAGCTCCAAATAAGGTTGAATTCGGTAAGAAAGCTGAAAAAAATGCAGATAAGATAAGGTCATTGATTCCCGGTCACTTTGTTTGGTCTGGAGATCATACTAAACCGGATGCTGCATCCTTCTCCTCTTTATCACAAGATGAATTCATTGCTTTAACTGAAAGAGTTCAAAATGTAAAGAAAGCTGAACTTCTATGCGGACTTCATCTGGATCGTGACTCTGTCACTAAGATGACCGGAGATGAATTGATCCAGGAAGTTGAAAGTGCCTTTGAAACACTTTTACCCCTTTATAAAATGAACTAA
- a CDS encoding GapA-binding peptide SR1P, whose translation MGTIVCQSCLGTIEHYEDEKVSVLFSNCCDCNDDKELDD comes from the coding sequence ATGGGAACAATTGTATGTCAATCATGCCTGGGTACTATTGAGCATTATGAAGATGAGAAGGTTTCTGTTTTATTCTCTAACTGCTGTGACTGCAACGACGATAAAGAATTAGATGATTAA
- a CDS encoding inositol monophosphatase family protein, with amino-acid sequence MTNWTELDQNVRTWIHEAGERIRQSFKTELNIKTKSNRNDLVTDMDEATERYFTENIRTHYPDHQILGEEGYGDDFKELSGITWIIDPIDGTMNFVHQQRNFAISIGIYDGDEGELGYIYDVVHDELYFANKGKGVYMNDVKLPKLDPVPVEDAIVALNALWVTKNKRIDSSILAPLVQDVRGTRSYGSAAMELAYVASGRLDAYLTMRLAPWDFAAGKIMIEELGGVVTDLDGNPLNPLNKSSVFVGKPGLHETILTDYLHRNK; translated from the coding sequence ATGACAAATTGGACCGAATTAGATCAAAATGTTAGAACATGGATACATGAAGCCGGTGAGAGGATACGTCAGTCATTTAAAACCGAACTGAACATTAAAACGAAATCGAACCGAAATGACTTGGTCACCGATATGGATGAAGCGACTGAGCGATACTTTACAGAAAACATTCGAACCCATTACCCGGATCATCAAATTTTGGGAGAAGAAGGATATGGTGATGATTTTAAAGAGTTATCCGGAATAACATGGATCATCGACCCAATCGATGGAACGATGAATTTTGTCCATCAGCAGAGAAACTTTGCCATTTCTATCGGGATTTACGATGGAGATGAGGGGGAATTAGGATACATATATGATGTCGTGCATGACGAGCTTTACTTTGCGAATAAAGGCAAAGGGGTCTATATGAATGATGTGAAGCTTCCGAAGCTTGATCCCGTTCCTGTGGAAGATGCGATTGTTGCATTGAATGCACTGTGGGTGACAAAGAACAAGCGTATTGATTCCTCCATTCTGGCTCCACTCGTGCAGGATGTGAGAGGGACCCGGTCCTATGGTTCAGCTGCCATGGAGCTTGCTTATGTGGCTTCTGGGAGGCTGGATGCATACTTAACGATGCGCCTTGCACCGTGGGATTTCGCAGCCGGAAAGATTATGATCGAAGAGCTTGGTGGAGTGGTGACGGACCTTGATGGAAACCCATTGAATCCATTAAACAAGAGCTCTGTCTTCGTCGGGAAGCCTGGTCTGCATGAAACCATTTTGACTGACTATCTGCATAGAAACAAATAA
- a CDS encoding UPF0223 family protein — MEYQYPFDIDWSTEEVIDVIAFFEAIEKAYEKGVSREDLMNRYKRFKEIVPGKAEEKRICNEFEESSGYSSYHVVKKMKEQQDAAKISMN; from the coding sequence ATGGAATATCAATACCCCTTCGATATAGACTGGTCGACAGAGGAAGTCATCGACGTCATTGCCTTTTTCGAAGCGATTGAAAAGGCATATGAAAAAGGTGTTTCAAGAGAGGACCTGATGAATCGATATAAGCGATTTAAAGAAATCGTCCCTGGTAAAGCAGAAGAGAAGAGGATCTGCAATGAATTTGAAGAATCCAGTGGCTATTCTTCCTATCATGTGGTGAAAAAAATGAAAGAGCAGCAGGACGCTGCCAAAATATCGATGAATTAA
- a CDS encoding YlaF family protein, with protein sequence MANIKWIFVLFSILAAVSLMGIAISISLQSILLAAVSIVCLFIVMGFGFKTKKKYREEGRL encoded by the coding sequence ATGGCAAATATAAAATGGATCTTTGTACTTTTTTCGATATTAGCGGCCGTTTCACTGATGGGTATAGCCATTTCAATCAGTTTACAAAGTATATTGCTTGCAGCTGTAAGTATCGTTTGTTTATTCATTGTGATGGGATTCGGTTTTAAGACCAAGAAGAAATACAGAGAAGAAGGAAGATTGTAG
- a CDS encoding YlaI family protein, producing MRVKCALCEVIENIDDYSLQAKKLRNRPIHTYLCEKCHDRIKEKTEERVSTGNFRFYRSPLVEDDF from the coding sequence ATGAGAGTAAAATGTGCTTTATGCGAAGTAATTGAAAATATTGACGACTATTCCCTGCAGGCAAAAAAGCTGCGTAACAGACCCATTCATACGTATTTGTGCGAGAAATGCCATGACCGCATTAAAGAGAAGACAGAAGAACGTGTTTCGACGGGGAATTTCCGTTTTTATCGTTCTCCTTTAGTCGAAGATGACTTTTAA
- a CDS encoding polysaccharide deacetylase family protein has translation MKKILASGLTLLLLTACGSEQTGSSPEAEKSNQTEVKEVDQKQSEGPETEVSESETKEKEEPAEEVVLTKDYKINEANWSIEPVDKANPKVVLLTIDDAPDQHALQMAEDLKELKAPAIFFVNGHFLDTPEEKETLKKIHDLGFMIGNHTYSHSSLKDLSPEEQKEEIVSVSDLVESITGERPQFFRAPFGQNTDYSRKLAAEEKMSLMNWTYGYDWEKQYQTKAAITDIMINSPYLNDGANLLMHDRTWTSEALKDIVNGLRSKGYETLDPHRIKTIE, from the coding sequence ATGAAAAAGATTTTAGCATCCGGATTAACCCTCCTGCTCCTGACTGCTTGCGGAAGTGAACAAACAGGGTCCAGCCCTGAAGCGGAAAAATCCAACCAGACTGAAGTGAAAGAAGTGGATCAGAAGCAGAGTGAAGGACCAGAAACTGAAGTGTCCGAAAGTGAAACAAAAGAAAAGGAAGAACCTGCTGAAGAAGTGGTACTGACCAAGGATTATAAGATAAATGAGGCTAATTGGAGTATCGAACCAGTCGATAAAGCCAATCCTAAAGTGGTCCTACTGACGATTGACGATGCACCCGATCAACATGCACTCCAAATGGCTGAAGACCTAAAAGAGTTGAAAGCTCCAGCCATATTCTTTGTAAACGGTCATTTCCTTGATACGCCTGAGGAAAAAGAAACGTTAAAAAAGATTCATGATCTTGGATTTATGATTGGGAACCATACATATAGTCACAGTAGTTTAAAAGATCTTTCTCCGGAAGAGCAAAAAGAGGAAATCGTCTCTGTCAGTGACCTTGTGGAATCCATCACAGGGGAGAGGCCGCAATTTTTCAGGGCTCCTTTCGGGCAAAATACGGACTACAGCCGCAAGCTTGCTGCTGAAGAAAAGATGTCCTTGATGAATTGGACTTACGGATATGACTGGGAAAAGCAATATCAAACTAAAGCAGCCATTACAGATATCATGATAAACAGTCCATATTTGAATGATGGGGCGAATCTCCTCATGCATGATCGTACATGGACGAGTGAAGCGTTGAAGGACATTGTGAATGGCCTTCGTTCGAAGGGATATGAAACCCTGGATCCACACAGGATTAAAACAATAGAATAG
- a CDS encoding NAD(P)H-dependent flavin oxidoreductase, with amino-acid sequence MKWKTRVTELLNIQYPIIQGGLAHLAYAELAAAVSNAGGLGQITAMSLDDPEQLRHEIKKVRSLTDQPFGVNFAIGQHGRPFSGFVDIAIEEKVPVISVTGGNPTPLFQQIEGKDMVKLVLVASKRQALKAEELGADAVMVVGQEGGGHLGKDDTGTFVLIPRVVDAVSIPVIASGGIGDGRGLMAALSFGAEGVEMGTRFIATKECVHASDEYKRALIEGDESGTVVIKRSLGAPARAISNAWTNQILAAETSNPGYEELKSYISGEANKRYIYDGEVDKGFAWAGQVMGLIQDIPSVKDLIERIISQGESIREMWSNTSSKEL; translated from the coding sequence ATGAAATGGAAAACGAGGGTTACAGAATTATTGAACATTCAATATCCAATCATACAAGGGGGGCTTGCCCACCTGGCATATGCAGAACTGGCTGCGGCGGTATCAAATGCAGGCGGCCTTGGCCAAATCACTGCCATGTCACTCGATGACCCTGAACAGCTTCGTCATGAAATCAAAAAGGTAAGATCATTAACAGATCAACCCTTCGGAGTGAACTTTGCCATCGGTCAACATGGACGCCCATTCAGCGGGTTTGTAGATATTGCCATTGAAGAAAAAGTGCCGGTCATCTCCGTTACAGGAGGGAACCCGACTCCCCTGTTCCAACAAATTGAAGGGAAGGATATGGTGAAGCTTGTATTGGTCGCATCAAAAAGACAGGCCCTGAAGGCTGAGGAGCTCGGTGCGGATGCCGTCATGGTCGTCGGACAAGAAGGGGGAGGACATCTGGGTAAGGATGACACCGGGACATTCGTCTTGATTCCACGTGTGGTGGATGCTGTATCCATCCCTGTCATCGCCTCGGGAGGTATTGGGGACGGCCGTGGATTGATGGCAGCCCTCAGCTTCGGCGCAGAAGGAGTCGAGATGGGGACAAGATTCATAGCGACAAAAGAGTGCGTCCACGCCTCTGACGAGTATAAACGTGCCTTGATTGAAGGGGACGAGAGTGGTACAGTAGTCATTAAACGATCTTTAGGTGCCCCGGCCAGAGCGATATCAAATGCCTGGACAAATCAAATCCTGGCTGCTGAAACGTCGAATCCGGGATATGAAGAATTAAAGTCATACATAAGCGGCGAGGCAAATAAGCGATATATCTACGATGGGGAAGTAGACAAAGGCTTTGCGTGGGCAGGACAGGTGATGGGGTTGATCCAGGACATCCCTTCGGTTAAAGATCTCATCGAGCGAATCATTTCACAAGGTGAAAGCATTCGTGAAATGTGGAGTAATACATCATCAAAGGAGTTGTAG
- a CDS encoding YhcN/YlaJ family sporulation lipoprotein — translation MFKLISLLMVTIILGACANKNEVGYNNDANSKHNKPITVQDSNIQQVERKTGQQISKHLVDLTTSVPDVKDATAVVIGKYAFVGIDIDSDVERSQVGSIKYSVAEALQNDPYGAEAMVIADPDLYARLKEISKDIQRGEPVQGIMNELSDISGRLMPEIPKSLKQTNPEHAPNEPKKKMNNAKEKQLRKKQEDQTYDKID, via the coding sequence CTCTCTTAATGGTCACCATCATCCTTGGAGCTTGCGCCAACAAAAATGAGGTCGGGTATAACAATGATGCAAACAGTAAACATAATAAACCAATCACTGTCCAGGATAGCAATATCCAGCAGGTCGAACGCAAGACAGGACAACAAATCTCAAAGCACCTCGTTGATTTGACCACAAGTGTACCGGATGTGAAAGATGCAACGGCTGTCGTCATCGGTAAATACGCATTTGTAGGGATCGATATCGATTCCGACGTCGAGCGTTCCCAGGTCGGTTCCATTAAATATTCTGTCGCTGAAGCCCTTCAAAATGATCCATACGGGGCAGAGGCCATGGTCATCGCCGATCCGGATCTTTATGCCCGATTGAAGGAGATCAGTAAAGATATCCAACGAGGCGAACCGGTTCAGGGCATCATGAATGAATTGTCAGATATATCGGGCAGGTTGATGCCTGAGATCCCTAAATCTTTAAAACAGACTAATCCCGAACATGCCCCGAACGAACCTAAGAAAAAAATGAATAATGCAAAAGAAAAACAGCTTAGAAAAAAACAAGAAGATCAAACATACGATAAAATCGATTGA
- the typA gene encoding translational GTPase TypA has translation MKLRNDLRNIAIIAHVDHGKTTLVDELLKQSGIFRENETVSERAMDSNDLERERGITILAKNTAIQYKDSRINILDTPGHADFGGEVERIMKMVDGVLLVVDAYEGCMPQTRFVLKKALEQNLTPIVVVNKIDKPSARPEEVIDEVLELFIELDANDEQLEFPVVYASAINGTASTDPDPEKQDENMQCLYDSIIEHIPAPVDNSEDPLQFQVALLDYNDYVGRIGIGRVFRGTMKVGQQVALMKLDGTVKQFRVTKIFGFFGLKREEIQEAKAGDLIAVSGMEDINVGETVCPVEHQDQLPVLRIDEPTLQMTFLVNNSPFAGREGKFVTSRKIEERLLAQLQTDVSLRVEPTDSPDAWTVSGRGELHLSILIENMRREGYELQVSKPQVIIKEVDGVKSEPVERVQIDIPEEYMGGVIESLGQRKGEMLDMVNNGNGQVRLMFMVPARGLIGYSTEFMTLTRGYGIINHTFEGYQPLQKGRVGGRRQGVLVSMETGKASQYGIMQVEDRGIIFVESGTEIYGGMIVGEHTRENDITVNITKLKQATNVRSANKDQTVTIKKARIMTLEESLEYLNDDEYCEVTPESIRLRKKILDKNERERAEKKNKVTQ, from the coding sequence ATGAAATTAAGAAATGACCTAAGAAATATTGCTATTATTGCTCACGTTGACCATGGGAAAACGACATTAGTTGATGAGCTTTTAAAGCAATCTGGAATCTTCCGCGAAAACGAAACTGTTTCGGAACGTGCGATGGATTCAAATGATTTAGAGAGAGAACGCGGTATTACGATCCTTGCGAAAAATACGGCGATTCAATATAAAGATTCCCGAATCAATATCCTTGATACACCAGGGCATGCTGACTTCGGTGGAGAAGTAGAACGTATCATGAAAATGGTAGATGGTGTTTTACTGGTAGTGGATGCGTATGAAGGTTGTATGCCACAGACTCGCTTCGTTCTTAAGAAAGCACTGGAACAGAACCTTACACCAATCGTTGTTGTAAACAAAATCGACAAACCTTCAGCTCGTCCTGAAGAAGTTATCGATGAAGTATTGGAGCTATTCATTGAATTGGATGCAAATGATGAGCAGCTTGAATTCCCGGTTGTTTATGCTTCTGCAATCAATGGTACAGCAAGTACAGATCCGGATCCTGAGAAACAGGATGAAAACATGCAGTGTTTATATGATTCCATCATTGAGCACATTCCTGCACCGGTAGACAACTCTGAAGATCCACTTCAATTCCAGGTTGCACTTCTTGATTACAATGATTACGTAGGGCGTATCGGAATCGGTCGTGTGTTCAGAGGAACGATGAAAGTGGGCCAACAGGTAGCACTGATGAAGCTTGACGGCACTGTTAAACAATTCCGTGTAACAAAGATCTTTGGTTTCTTCGGATTAAAGCGTGAAGAAATCCAAGAGGCAAAAGCGGGTGATTTAATCGCAGTTTCCGGAATGGAAGATATCAACGTCGGTGAAACGGTTTGTCCGGTTGAACATCAGGATCAACTTCCGGTCCTGCGCATTGACGAGCCGACCCTTCAAATGACGTTCCTAGTGAACAACAGTCCATTTGCAGGTAGAGAAGGTAAATTTGTTACGTCAAGAAAAATCGAAGAGCGTTTATTGGCTCAGCTTCAAACGGATGTAAGCTTACGTGTTGAACCAACCGATTCACCTGATGCATGGACGGTTTCGGGACGTGGAGAGCTTCACCTTTCCATCCTGATCGAAAACATGCGTCGTGAAGGGTACGAATTACAGGTATCAAAACCACAGGTCATCATCAAAGAAGTCGACGGCGTGAAGAGTGAGCCTGTAGAGCGTGTTCAAATTGATATCCCTGAAGAGTATATGGGAGGCGTAATCGAATCACTTGGTCAGCGTAAAGGTGAAATGCTGGATATGGTGAACAACGGTAACGGCCAGGTCCGTTTAATGTTTATGGTTCCTGCACGTGGACTAATCGGTTATTCTACGGAGTTTATGACCCTTACTCGTGGATACGGTATCATCAACCATACATTCGAAGGCTATCAACCACTGCAAAAAGGCCGCGTAGGCGGACGTCGTCAGGGTGTGCTTGTTTCCATGGAGACAGGTAAAGCGTCACAATACGGCATCATGCAGGTGGAAGACCGTGGTATCATCTTCGTTGAGTCCGGTACAGAAATTTATGGCGGTATGATTGTCGGGGAACATACGAGAGAAAATGATATCACCGTTAATATCACAAAGCTGAAACAGGCGACTAACGTACGTTCTGCAAATAAAGATCAAACTGTTACGATTAAAAAGGCAAGAATCATGACACTGGAAGAGTCTCTTGAATACCTGAACGATGACGAGTATTGTGAAGTAACGCCTGAATCGATCCGTCTTCGTAAAAAAATTCTTGATAAGAATGAACGTGAAAGAGCAGAAAAGAAAAATAAGGTTACTCAATAA
- a CDS encoding pyridoxamine 5'-phosphate oxidase family protein, with protein MANQVEPGLIPALFDELQSERFVTLATVDHETQGPNVSAISWIFAKDEQTLLFAVDQRSRIVENIKGNPLVVVNLIANESTYSIGGKASIHQEKLSGVPLKLTLLQLVINEVRDVMFYGSKISTEPVYEKTYDKTAADRLDRQVIEAMKKA; from the coding sequence ATGGCTAATCAAGTAGAACCCGGCTTAATTCCTGCATTGTTTGATGAACTCCAATCAGAGCGATTCGTGACACTTGCCACCGTTGACCATGAAACACAGGGCCCCAATGTCAGTGCAATATCGTGGATTTTTGCCAAAGACGAACAGACTTTATTGTTTGCCGTGGATCAACGCTCAAGGATCGTCGAGAATATTAAGGGGAATCCGCTGGTTGTGGTAAACTTAATTGCAAATGAATCAACCTATTCCATTGGCGGAAAAGCTTCTATACATCAAGAGAAACTTTCCGGTGTGCCTTTAAAGCTTACCCTTTTGCAACTTGTCATCAATGAAGTGAGAGATGTCATGTTCTATGGATCGAAAATTTCCACAGAGCCTGTTTATGAGAAGACATATGATAAGACGGCTGCAGACCGTTTGGACCGTCAAGTAATTGAAGCCATGAAAAAAGCTTAG